The following nucleotide sequence is from Acidimicrobiales bacterium.
ATGGTCATCCCGTCGGCGAGCTCGGCCACCACGTCCTCCTCGGACAGGCGCTTGTCCGTGCTCACGACGGCCCTCCGGTCGCGGTGCTCAAGAGGCGCCTTCCCGTCCGGTGGCCGCCGCCCCCTTCTCGACGAAGGCGTCGCGCGCCTTGTCCCCCTCCCCGAGCAGGTTGAGCTCGAAGGTGAAGCCCTGCTCGAAGCGGTACGAGCGCTTCACGTCGACGGGGTCGATGCCGTTGAGCGACTCCTTGGCGGCGCGGACGACACCGGGGAGCTTGGTGGCGATGGCCTCCGCCACCTCGAAGGCCACCGGGCGCAGCTGGTCGCGGGGGACGACCTTCAGCACCGAGCCGTAGTGGTGCAGCTCGGCGGCGGTGGCAACGGTCGAGGTGTACACCATGGCCCGCATCTTGTGCTGGGGCACCAGCCGTGCCAGGTGGGTGGCCGCCCCCAGCGCGCCCCGGTCGACCTCGGGGAGCCCGAAGGTGGCGTCCTCGGACGCCACGATGATGTCGGCGTTGCCCACCAGGCCGATGCCGCCCCCGAGGCAGTAACCGTGCACGGCGGCGATCACGGGTACGGCGCATTCGTAGACGGCCGCGAACGCCGCGTAGCACCCCCGGTTGGCGCCGACCAGGGCCTCGAAGCCCTCGGTGTTCTGCATCTCCTTGATGTCCACGCCGGCGTTGAACCCCCGCCCCTCGGCCCGCAGCACGAGGGCGGTGGTGGAGCGGTCCTCCCCGAGCCGGCGCACCGTCTCGGCCAGCTCGAACCAGCCCGCCACGCTCAGGGCGTTGAC
It contains:
- a CDS encoding enoyl-CoA hydratase family protein, which gives rise to MSPLVTNVHPGGIAEVVMENPPVNALSVAGWFELAETVRRLGEDRSTTALVLRAEGRGFNAGVDIKEMQNTEGFEALVGANRGCYAAFAAVYECAVPVIAAVHGYCLGGGIGLVGNADIIVASEDATFGLPEVDRGALGAATHLARLVPQHKMRAMVYTSTVATAAELHHYGSVLKVVPRDQLRPVAFEVAEAIATKLPGVVRAAKESLNGIDPVDVKRSYRFEQGFTFELNLLGEGDKARDAFVEKGAAATGREGAS